The DNA region TACTAGCAAATTCTTTTGTGATGACACTTTGTATCTGCAAAGGAGGACAGTGACGCCTTTCCACTTGTTTATTCAATTTCCTCTATGTAATTCTGATAATCGCTTTACATCGTAAGACTATTTATAGAGAGTgaaaaatttctagaaaatccCTATTGCCTGTAATTCCACTCGTTTGAATATACTTACAAGTTACCTTTTGCACCCTTCCCACCGGCCTCCTACCGGTTCCATCTTGGGTTGGCCAATAAATGTGATATTTCCTAGCACCTTAATGTTGTCACTGgtcatttttttgaaaaaaaaaaaaaaaaaaaaataaaaaaaaatacttagtAATGGTGTGAAGGTGATCTATGCTGTGTAACTTTTTCAGGATCTTCATGGAAGACGGATAAAGGTGAATTATGCCACAGAAAAGCGTCGTGCTGGTTTTGGAGGTGGCTATGGTGGCGGTGGTGGCTATAACTACGGTGGAGGTGGTGGTaattttggtggtggtggaggttATGCAGCCGGCAATTATGGAGGTGGAGGTGGTGGATTTTCTGGTGGTTACGGTTCTGCAGGAGGAGGTGGCTACGGTAGTAGTGGTGGTGGTTATAATTATGGTGGGGAAGGTGGAAATTTTGCAGGTGCTGGAGGTTACCCAACCAACAATTATGGTGGAGGGGGTGGGTTTTCTGGTGGCAACAGTTCTGCTGGTGGATACGGTAGCTATGGAGGCGGTAGTAACTATGGGAACAACAATAGTACCCCTGTTGAGGGTGGTAACTATGGAAGCCCTCCAAGCAGCAATTATTCTGGTCAAGGCAGTGGTTTTTCGGGTGGTTATGGTGGAGGCAACAGTGGGAATGACTTTGTTGGAGTTCCTAGTAATAATGGCTTCACTAACACAGGATTTGGTGGGAGCTCTGAAGCATCACATAATGGAGGCCAAGAACAGCTTAGTGCAGATCAAGGGGCTCAATCTGTAAATGAAGACCTTGGACAGGAGACATCAGTAGAAGGAAATTACAGGGATGACGATGATGAACCAAAGGATTACGCCAACAGGGGCTGAAAAAATGTTTAGTTTCAAGAGAATGTCTAGGACATGTTTGAGTCATTCGTGAATAAAATGTCCATCCCGTTTCGGCAGCATTCATAACTTTGTCTAGTTTTATGAATTTACAGGCCTAAAAAGTTTCTTAATAATACTCGGTTTAGTATCAATTGAACTAGCAATATGCGTATTAGTGAATACTTACTAGCAACATTTGCATAAAAAGTGCACAAAATTTGTTATCTTTTCAGAATGTGATATTCATcatatttcttttgttttatattttagcATATCTCGGTTTTATATTCGTAAAAGGTGTTTTCATTTGAGATCAGTGAAATGAATAATTATAGAGCTGTTTAATTAGGTTATAGCAAGCAAGTTTTATTACAAGGCCTGATGCAATTTAAAACCACAGGCGTGTCAGATTACACATCATGATCATATGTacgaaataatttaaaatagttCAATGATTCTTATCTCCGCATAAAGTGTATAACCTAATCTACTACTTTTCCGCGATCTCTTTCTTTGAATAAAATGTGACGCTCATTGAAGTGTGTTACAAATTGCAAAATGAGACACATGCTGCAAGAAAACCATTCAAAGTGCCTCCAGTGCATCAGCAACGAGttcttttcaattttccccATTGTAATCCCTTTTCTCATTTCAATCTTAGTAGCTCAGTAGGTTGACTATCGGAACTTTCATTTTATTGGTGAGGATTTGATTTCCCACTTTATAGCCCCCTCCcccaatttaaaaaataataataataataaaaataaatcccaGGGAGAAGGGAACTCTAATTCCTACTTAATTTGTACTTAACATGACTTTAGTAACGTTTAGTAAGGTTAAGTAgcaaacagaaaaagaaaagaaggattaAGTAAATAAACTTAATTAGAAATAAATAATGCTAAATAGCATTAAATAAGAACAGAATGGGATAAAGTATTAccccctccgtttcaatttgttcatctttctattctttttgatatatttaaaaaacaatgCCACTTTCTGTATTTAGTTACTCTTTGCACCCAAC from Lycium ferocissimum isolate CSIRO_LF1 chromosome 2, AGI_CSIRO_Lferr_CH_V1, whole genome shotgun sequence includes:
- the LOC132047018 gene encoding glycine-rich RNA-binding protein 7-like isoform X2; amino-acid sequence: MAFLNKIGNILKQSVGKNTNLDLSGSNASLFQAIRSMSSSKLFVGGLSYGTDESSLKEAFSQYGDVIEARVILDRETGRSRGFGFISFPSSEEATSAMQAMDGQDLHGRRIKVNYATEKRRAGFGGGYGGGNFGGGGGYAAGNYGGGGGGFSGGYGSAGGGGYGSSGGGYNYGGEGGNFAGAGGYPTNNYGGGGGFSGGNSSAGGYGSYGGGSNYGNNNSTPVEGGNYGSPPSSNYSGQGSGFSGGYGGGNSGNDFVGVPSNNGFTNTGFGGSSEASHNGGQEQLSADQGAQSVNEDLGQETSVEGNYRDDDDEPKDYANRG
- the LOC132047018 gene encoding glycine-rich RNA-binding protein 3, mitochondrial-like isoform X1, which translates into the protein MAFLNKIGNILKQSVGKNTNLDLSGSNASLFQAIRSMSSSKLFVGGLSYGTDESSLKEAFSQYGDVIEARVILDRETGRSRGFGFISFPSSEEATSAMQAMDGQDLHGRRIKVNYATEKRRAGFGGGYGGGGGYNYGGGGGNFGGGGGYAAGNYGGGGGGFSGGYGSAGGGGYGSSGGGYNYGGEGGNFAGAGGYPTNNYGGGGGFSGGNSSAGGYGSYGGGSNYGNNNSTPVEGGNYGSPPSSNYSGQGSGFSGGYGGGNSGNDFVGVPSNNGFTNTGFGGSSEASHNGGQEQLSADQGAQSVNEDLGQETSVEGNYRDDDDEPKDYANRG